The genomic region ACGCACAATAAAATACTGCGCGATGCCAACGGCAACTCCCGATAGGATCAGAGTTGCGAAGAACTGCCAGCCTCCTGCTTCCAGGGCACCGACAATCGCCCCTGCCAGAGCAGTTGCTAGAGTCCATTGCCAGATGAGGTGAGAGTTGGTTGCGGTGTTATTGGATTGCAGCATAGGAAGGATGGGGAAGGGGGAATGGGGTGTGGGGTGTGGGTAGAGGCGCGATTTATCGCGTCAGGAAATAGGAAATGGGGTTTTGACACAAAATCCCATTCCCCATTTCCTTCTGAGTGTGAACTGTAATTGAACGCACTAAAGGCGATCGCATCCAGATTTTCAATTGGCAAGATCGATCAAGATGACTACACTGCTGATGGTGGTTCTTACCGTTTTTGCCGAAATTCTTGTCCAACCTTTTCCTGAAACTCCTATGTCAAATGCCGCTCAACCCAATGTCCAAACGCTAGCAGCCCTTCAACGGTTGATCGAGGTGGTGGCTCAGTTGCGATCGCCCGATGGAGGTTGTCCCTGGGATCTGGCGCAAACGCCGCAGACGCTGATCCCCTATGTGATTGAAGAGGCATACGAGGTAGTGGATGCAATTCGGCAGGGCAATTCAGAGGCGATCGCCGACGAGTTAGGCGATCTGCTGTTGCAGGTGGTTTTGCAGGCGCAAATTGCTAGCGAAACACAACAGTTTGACCTGACTGATATTGCCAATGGCATTACAGAAAAGTTGATACGTCGCCATCCGCATGTATTCGGCGATGTGCAAGTGCAAAGCGCAGAGGAAGTTCATCAAAACTGGGAGAAGATCAAAGCGGCAGAGGAGCAAGCTAAACCTGATCAAGCTGCGACTTCAGAAGCCAGTTTAGTACCGCGTTTGAGCCGCTATGCCCGCAGTTTGCCCCCGTTGATGGCAGGCATGAAAATTTCTCAAAAAGCGGCGGCGGCTGGATTTGAATGGGAAGACGTGGATGGCGTGTGGGCAAAGTTTCGGGAGGAACTGGAGGAATTTCACCAGGCATTGGCAAGCGAACCCAAGGAACACCAACAAGCTGAACTGGGAGATGTGTTGTTTACCCTCATCAACATTGCTCGCTGGTATGACCTCGACCCCGCAGAGGCGTTGCAGAGCACTAATCAGCGGTTTATCAATCGCCTCGCTCATGTCGAAGCTGTGGCAGATCGCCCACTGTCCACCTACTCCCTGGAAGAATTAGAGGAGTTGTGGCAATATGCGAAAGCTCAACTCCGTCAGGGGATCGGGTAAAATGAACTTTTTATTGAACTCCGCTCTAACCCCGTTGACTGGGTTAGTCACGTCCCTATGACAGCGTCCCAAGTTACCTCGACTTCTCTGACCCAACTGGCTCAACACACCCGTGAGGCAGCGCGATCGCTAGCCGTTCTGCCCACGGCTCGGCGGGATCAGGCAATTGAAGCGATCGCCCAGGCCCTCGACACCGCTGCGCCAGACATTGTGGCAGCGAACCAGGCAGATTGCGAAACTGCATTGGCAGAAGGGTTAGCGAAGGCATTGTATGGGCGATTGAAGCTAGATGCAGTGAAGTTGCAGGGGGCGATCGCCGGAGTGCGGGATGTGGCTCGGTTGCCCGACCCCATCGGTACAGTACAGATTCACCGAGAGTTAGACACCGGATTGGTGCTCAAGCGGGTAGCGTGCCCGCTGGGTGTGCTGGGAGTCATTTTTGAGGCGCGTCCCGATGCGGTGATGCAAATTGCGTCGCTGGCGATTAAATCGGGCAATGGCGTGATTTTGAAAGGTGGACGAGAGGCAGTGCGCTCCTGTCAGGCGATCGTGCAGGCAATTCACCAGGGATTAGAAGCGGTGGGGATCGATCCGGCAGTCGTGCAACTGCTGACCACTCGCGAGGAGACGATGGCATTGTTGCAACTCGATCAATACGTCGATCTGATCATTCCCCGTGGCTCCAATTCGTTTGTCCGGTTTGTTCAGGAAAACACTCGTATCCCTGTGCTGGGTCACGCCGACGGTATCTGTCACCTCTATGTAGATGAAACCGCTGATTTAGATAAGGCAGTGGCGATCGCGGTAGATGCCAAAACGCAATATCCCTCCGCCTGCAACACAATTGAAACCCTGCTGGTACATCGGGCGATCGCCCCTCAATACTTGCCACAAGTGGCA from Oscillatoria sp. FACHB-1407 harbors:
- a CDS encoding glutamate-5-semialdehyde dehydrogenase, with protein sequence MTASQVTSTSLTQLAQHTREAARSLAVLPTARRDQAIEAIAQALDTAAPDIVAANQADCETALAEGLAKALYGRLKLDAVKLQGAIAGVRDVARLPDPIGTVQIHRELDTGLVLKRVACPLGVLGVIFEARPDAVMQIASLAIKSGNGVILKGGREAVRSCQAIVQAIHQGLEAVGIDPAVVQLLTTREETMALLQLDQYVDLIIPRGSNSFVRFVQENTRIPVLGHADGICHLYVDETADLDKAVAIAVDAKTQYPSACNTIETLLVHRAIAPQYLPQVAFALHQREVQLRVDAIASDLLAQAQPDIPLQAATEADWSTEYSDLILSIKVVDSLEAAIAHINTYGSRHTEAIVTESPEQATTFINQVDAAGVFHNCSTRFADGFRYGFGAEVGISTQKMPPRGPVGPEGLVTYKYQLTGDGQVASTYTGANAKPFTHRDL
- the mazG gene encoding nucleoside triphosphate pyrophosphohydrolase, with product MSNAAQPNVQTLAALQRLIEVVAQLRSPDGGCPWDLAQTPQTLIPYVIEEAYEVVDAIRQGNSEAIADELGDLLLQVVLQAQIASETQQFDLTDIANGITEKLIRRHPHVFGDVQVQSAEEVHQNWEKIKAAEEQAKPDQAATSEASLVPRLSRYARSLPPLMAGMKISQKAAAAGFEWEDVDGVWAKFREELEEFHQALASEPKEHQQAELGDVLFTLINIARWYDLDPAEALQSTNQRFINRLAHVEAVADRPLSTYSLEELEELWQYAKAQLRQGIG